A stretch of the Tardiphaga sp. 709 genome encodes the following:
- the rph gene encoding ribonuclease PH, whose protein sequence is MRPSRRAPDELRAVSLERGVVKYAEGSCMVKFGDTHVLVTATLEERLPPWLKGQGRGWVTAEYGMLPRATLERTRREAASGKQGGRTVEIQRLIGRSLRAAVDLEALGERQITIDCDVIQADGGTRTASITGAWVALADCISWMKNRNMFKNGGGNVLRDNIAAISCGIYQGTPVLDLDYAEDSEADTDANFVMTGDGRIIEVQGTAEKTPFTQDEFLKLMALAQKGVGRLVELQKMAIA, encoded by the coding sequence ATGCGGCCAAGCCGTCGTGCGCCCGATGAACTGCGCGCCGTGTCGCTGGAACGCGGCGTGGTCAAATATGCCGAAGGCTCCTGCATGGTGAAATTCGGCGACACCCATGTGCTGGTAACCGCCACGCTGGAAGAGCGCCTGCCGCCATGGCTCAAGGGCCAGGGCCGCGGCTGGGTCACCGCCGAATACGGCATGCTGCCCCGTGCCACGCTGGAACGCACCCGCCGCGAAGCCGCATCCGGCAAGCAGGGCGGCCGCACCGTCGAGATCCAGCGCCTGATCGGCCGCTCGCTCCGCGCTGCCGTCGACCTCGAAGCACTCGGCGAACGCCAGATTACCATCGACTGCGACGTGATCCAGGCCGACGGTGGCACCCGCACAGCGTCGATCACCGGCGCATGGGTTGCGCTGGCCGACTGCATCTCGTGGATGAAGAACCGCAACATGTTCAAGAACGGCGGCGGCAACGTGCTGCGCGACAATATCGCGGCGATTTCCTGCGGCATCTATCAGGGCACCCCGGTGCTCGATCTCGACTATGCCGAAGATTCCGAAGCCGACACCGACGCCAATTTCGTGATGACCGGCGACGGCCGCATCATCGAGGTACAGGGCACTGCCGAGAAGACGCCGTTCACGCAGGACGAATTCCTGAAGTTGATGGCACTGGCACAAAAGGGCGTCGGACGCCTCGTCGAACTGCAGAAAATGGCCATCGCGTGA
- the hrcA gene encoding heat-inducible transcriptional repressor HrcA, translated as MVHHDPIGLISPHAGLAQLNERSREIFRQIVESYLATGEPVGSRNISRLITVPLSPASVRNVMSDLEQLGLIYAPHTSAGRLPTELGLRFFVDALMQVGDLTEPERQSIQQQLSSVGRSQTVEAALGEALTQLSGLTRAAAVVLTAKSNVRLKHIEFVRLEPEKALVVLVAEDGQVENRVLTLPPGVPSSALNEASNFLNARIRGRTLAEARLELETALTQNQIELDQLTQKVIAAGIASWSGGEKDDRQLIVRGQANLLEDLHALEDLERVRLLFDDLEAKREVIDLLGRAETAEGVRIFIGSENKLFSLSGSSTIIAPYSDGAGHIVGVLGVIGPTRLNYARVIPMVDYAARIVSRMLGG; from the coding sequence GTGGTCCATCACGATCCGATCGGCCTGATTTCGCCGCATGCCGGGCTCGCCCAGCTCAATGAGCGATCGCGTGAGATCTTCCGGCAGATCGTCGAGAGCTATCTCGCCACCGGCGAACCCGTGGGTTCCCGCAACATCTCGCGCCTGATCACGGTTCCGCTGTCGCCGGCCTCGGTTCGCAACGTGATGTCGGACCTGGAGCAGCTCGGCCTCATCTATGCGCCGCATACGTCAGCAGGACGGCTTCCGACCGAACTCGGACTGCGGTTTTTCGTCGATGCCTTGATGCAGGTCGGTGACCTCACCGAGCCGGAGCGGCAGTCGATCCAGCAGCAATTATCCTCCGTGGGGCGCTCGCAGACCGTGGAGGCGGCGCTCGGCGAGGCGCTGACGCAGCTGTCCGGGCTAACCCGCGCGGCGGCGGTGGTTCTGACCGCCAAGTCCAATGTGCGGCTAAAACACATCGAATTCGTCCGTCTGGAACCCGAAAAGGCGCTGGTCGTGCTGGTCGCCGAGGATGGCCAGGTCGAAAACCGCGTGCTGACCCTGCCGCCGGGGGTGCCGTCGTCGGCGCTGAACGAGGCGTCGAACTTCCTCAATGCCCGGATTCGCGGCCGCACGCTGGCTGAGGCCCGGTTGGAACTGGAAACGGCACTGACCCAGAACCAGATCGAGCTCGATCAACTGACCCAGAAGGTGATTGCCGCCGGCATTGCCAGCTGGTCGGGTGGCGAGAAGGACGATCGGCAGCTGATCGTGCGCGGCCAGGCCAATCTGCTCGAGGATCTCCATGCGCTGGAGGATCTTGAACGCGTTCGCCTCCTGTTCGACGATCTCGAAGCCAAGCGCGAGGTGATCGACCTTCTCGGTCGGGCGGAGACGGCCGAAGGTGTCCGCATCTTCATCGGCTCGGAAAACAAACTGTTCTCGCTGTCCGGCTCGTCCACGATCATTGCGCCCTACAGCGATGGCGCCGGCCATATTGTCGGCGTTCTCGGTGTCATCGGCCCGACCCGGCTGAACTATGCGCGGGTGATCCCGATGGTAGATTACGCGGCGCGCATCGTCAGCCGCATGCTCGGCGGCTGA
- the grpE gene encoding nucleotide exchange factor GrpE, which produces MTDSNGQNDNQDKTAAAADPVVSKPYIMPDDPEPNSVEALTKEAADARDKMLRTLAEMENLRKRTQKEVADGRTYAIANFAREVLDIADSLQRALDAVPADTKAAADPGLKALLEGVELTERSLLNTLEKNGVKKFDPSGEKFDPNFQQAMYEVPDASVPAGTVVQVVQAGYTIGERVLRPALVGVSKGGAKAAPAASE; this is translated from the coding sequence ATGACTGATTCCAATGGGCAGAACGACAATCAGGACAAGACGGCAGCGGCCGCCGATCCGGTGGTCTCCAAGCCCTACATCATGCCGGACGATCCGGAACCGAATTCGGTCGAGGCCCTGACCAAGGAAGCTGCGGACGCGCGCGACAAGATGCTGCGCACGCTGGCGGAGATGGAAAATCTGCGCAAGCGGACCCAGAAGGAAGTCGCCGACGGACGCACCTATGCGATCGCCAATTTCGCGCGCGAAGTGCTCGATATCGCCGACAGCCTGCAGCGCGCCCTCGATGCCGTGCCTGCCGACACCAAGGCCGCCGCCGATCCGGGCCTGAAGGCGCTGCTCGAAGGCGTGGAACTCACCGAGCGCTCGCTGCTCAACACGCTGGAAAAGAACGGCGTGAAGAAGTTCGATCCGTCCGGCGAGAAGTTCGATCCGAATTTCCAGCAAGCCATGTACGAAGTGCCGGATGCCTCGGTGCCTGCGGGAACCGTGGTTCAGGTCGTGCAGGCCGGTTATACCATTGGCGAGCGCGTGCTGCGCCCGGCGCTGGTTGGCGTATCGAAGGG